The Montipora capricornis isolate CH-2021 chromosome 3, ASM3666992v2, whole genome shotgun sequence genome includes the window ATAAACTTAAGCCACGTCACTTCACGTTACTTCACTTTTACTGTGCTACCTCACAAAGATATGTTGCAGTGTCAGCGGTCTAAGGGGTTAGAATCACTAACAATAGTATGATGCTAAGGAGTCGTGAAAGGCTCCTGAGCTAGTAGATAAGTCGATAATAGATCGAGGTAAACTGTTTCAAttagctattgtttttggtagGAAACTGTATTTATACAACTTGGTACGAGCTGAGAGTGGGATATAGTGTTCACAACATGTGTCTTGATCTCCTAGTGGGTTTCTGGAGTGATTCCAGGAAGGGATGGGCAGCCAGGTTATTTAAACCTTTGTTGAAGAGAATTACTCTGTCCATTTTTCCAGGAAGCTTTAGAGGTGTCACGTTTTTGAAgtgttttaaaagtaaaaagcTAATGAGACCTGAGAAGTGCAATGGTAATGAGTAGTGtttgtttgcatgttttaaactttattGGGATTTGTCACAGCCCAATCAAAATTCCTGAAATATTTCCGGTTTATGGTCTTCTGAACTTGAAAGCAAAATAAAGTTAAGACAACTGAGATTCTGCAGGTATTTGCAAGCGTTTTTGGTTTCTATGTATTTTGTAACATTAAGTATTCTTATTGGTTGAAAGCTAATTGGCAATGCAGTACATATCAAAGGTTTTGCCAAATGAGGGGGATCAATCTTGTATTTTGACTGCATCTTGAATTTCTTGTGCAGTTGTGATGAGAGCAAGCTAGTTAAATGCACATCCCCCAAATGCATGATCCATGGCTCCTCATATTACACACTGACCTGCTCTTTATCCACTTGCTACATTTCCTTAAAAAATAACCTTGCTGTTATTTGACTAGGTGGTGCTGTTTATTCAAAAATTGAAGGAGATTATGGAAAGCTACCCAAACTACCAAGAGAAGTACAAGTTGGTACCAATATTATTTCTGGAGAACATAACGAAATAGCCAGATGTGTTGGTCCAAATAATTCTGCTTGAGAACAATAATGTTCAAGCTGATGCAGTAATTAACCAGTACATTTCTTAAAATCAAGTCAGAATAATCAAGACAGTGACAGCcaaaagaaatagagcattCAGGTCACATGAATCCCGATGCAATTTCAATGTTACCATATATAACTTCATACTGAGTAAAATAGTTTAGCAGGAACCCAGCTGAACATCCAACAAGAACGTGTTGTCTGCCTCATCCTTTTGCAGCTTTGACGCACATCTTTGGGGAATGCACTCCCTACTGCCAATCATACAAGAAATAATAGCTTATCCCTTAACTTGACCTTAATTATTAAGTTAAGGGATAAGCTATTACATGCAACCATTGCCTCCCATTTGAAAGCCCAGATAAATgtgattacaataattatgACGACAACTTAATTAAAACCTGGGTTACGGTTAGTGCCATGATCTCTGCTCTGCTTTAAACAACACAGCCCAGGCCAGAGTGTCACAGTCTTTATTAAATTTCTCACCAAGTACATGTAGGAATTTTTGAATGACGACTAATTTAGCGGTGGTATTTGATGGCAAGGTCCACTTCAGGATTATGTTTCTACGAAAGATTTAATGGAtgacaataatattacaatgaaaattatttggagCATAcagtatattaattaattagtataaatacacaggtgattatacaaaatcgcgtgctctcattggctcactatctcggattatcagccgataatcacctcgacggacaaaatggctgccagtagtcgttttgccactgtaagttgaagatgatttcccgttgaaaggtttttctttctctgttttgaaataatcacctgtgtatttatactaaaacaattattcgcctcaggctcagtgattatcggtgaatattcacctcgacttcgtctcagtGAATATTCCCCGATAATCActttgccttcggcgaataattgttaattaaattgAGCAGTTCCCCGTACTATATTATGAACTAACATTATATGATTTTCAGAAATTATTGCTGTTTGCACTTAAGAATAGTACCTATTTTACCAACACTTGAGTTAAGTAAGCTCCTAATTAGCTGTGAGCCATTGTTCCATGTCAAGTtatttttgggaaaaaatagattaaacgagagagaaaaaaatttgtttaatgTTCATTTCTACTGTGTAACAGGAAATGTCATCTCAATTTTGTCAGCTAGTCCACAGACAATAGTTTGGCCAGGCCTAACTGCAGACACACCTTGAGGTGTTCCTGTTAAAATCAAATCCCCTTCTTCAAGTGTCATATTTTGACTGATGTAACTTATCAAGTAAGGGATCTTGAAGATAAAATCTTGGGTATTGCCATCTTGTTTTATTTGACCATCAACTTTAAGCCACAAGTGAACACTATTGGGATCAGGAATCTCTGCCTTGGGAACGAATTCACTAATCGGCAATGCAGTATCAAAGCCTTTGGCAAATGTCCATGGCCAGCCTTTTTTCTTGGCGGCATCTTGAATATCTCGAGCAGTCATGTCAAGAGCCAGTGCATACCCCCCAACATGATCCATGGCATCTGATTCCAAAATAGACACACCTGTTTTTCCAATAACAACAGCAAGTTCTACTTCATGATGAAGCTGGTTGCACCCAGGAGGAATCTGAcaacaaatgaaacattttaaTATTCAAATCCAGTGAGTGTACATCCTTCACTAGTTATCTTAACGCTTGTATGAGAGATTATGGAAATCGATGGTTGTTTAGCCAATGAAAGTCctcaataaaataatatatacgGAAGAGTCCTCCGTTCCTTACTACTGTTTGGTAAGGGGGTTTTCAATTTTCAGGAGTAAGGGTGGGTAGGTCATGGGAAGAGGGAGGACCAAAAGGAAAAAACTGTTTTTGATTTCCACTCTCCAGgtcccagttgtttgaagggtggatagcgctatccactggataaatcaattGAATTTGCTAGTGTTTTATCGCTGGATaatgttatccaccttttgaacaatcgaGGCCAGGAGTCAAAGTCTGCCACGGATGGGTAGTGGGCTTGGTAAGCAAGCGTAGCAAggttatatttttatatttttatatccCCAGAAGAAACCAGGGCCCAAGTGAGATGactcacaggcagcccaagctcagtaTATGATTTATAGCTTGATGGCAATCGTCTTAacttctgcactctcattggacaaTTTGAAGCACTTGGCCAATGACATTGCAGAATGTAATCTGATtgccatcaagctataacggtCGTAGCCATACATCTTGCCGAGTGCATGGGAAGGTTATAGAAAGAgaaacattatttggaatttattcGCCAAAAATCGCCGTGTGGtcccggagtggagttgatgtgataggaaatttatctggtcTTAAGGCTGcggtgtttttatggcgattcagactgttgctttgtgatgcgagagcaatctgtgggacgagatcgccataagtcaccagcctttcttctctttatgaggggaaatgacaactaacaaCATTGTAAAAACTTGTtggccacaaacccgtctaaaacgggcacagtttgccctccaattgcacagaaaagacgaggacaattgtacgtagaggtaagtgaagtttctacatttacagcttattttagcattttataagttcaaagttaattttgccatacaaagtctataaatcgtataccgagcttgggctgcctgtggatGACTTGGTCGCAAGTTCCCTTAACGTTCGCTTCGGACACTTAAAAGCTACTTTAGCAGAAGCCTCCACTTTTCAGTTAATTATACCCCTACATTTATCCCAACGACGTGCGACAATAAGAGAAAA containing:
- the LOC138044168 gene encoding uncharacterized protein — its product is MAAAPARDLRRFIEFGRKIVGVGRNFREHAAELGNPVPRTPLIFLKPPSSYLRQGGEIKIPPGCNQLHHEVELAVVIGKTGVSILESDAMDHVGGYALALDMTARDIQDAAKKKGWPWTFAKGFDTALPISEFVPKAEIPDPNSVHLWLKVDGQIKQDGNTQDFIFKIPYLISYISQNMTLEEGDLILTGTPQGVSAVRPGQTIVCGLADKIEMTFPVTQ